Genomic window (Dehalococcoidia bacterium):
CGGAATTTTGCAGCACTGAACAGCGAGTCAAAAAGTCTCCGGCGCGGCCCGGGCCGCGCCTTCGAAAGGAAAACCGAACATGAATCCGGATTGGGAATCAGAAGAAGACACCGAGGGACGGGATCAGAGGGCAGCGAATGCCGAACGGGATGCTTTGCGCCGGGCCCAGATGATCGGGCGAGCGCGCGAACGGAAGGCCTATTGGCAACGTGAGCTGGCTCTCGAGCGCTTCGACGAATTCAAGGGCGAGATGCGTCGGCGCATTCAAGTGGAACAGACCCTGCTCGACGGCCTCGAGCATAGCGATACGCCGACCTTCATCCTTCTGAAGACCTATCAGCAGGACGCTGTCCATCTGCCAAGCCAGCCTGGAACCAAGCAGGACGAAGAACGGGCTGATCTGCTTGAGCGCATTCAGAAGGCATCTCAACGGCGCAAGGACTTGCTTCGCAGATTGGAGCTCACACCGCAGCGGCAGACTATCGAAAGAACTGAGCTCACCCGCAAGATAGCGAAGGAAGGCGAATACATCGCTGATCTTCAGGTTCAAGTGCGAGCACTTCGGTAGACCATGCAGGAAGCCGCACCGCTCTTCTTCTCTTTGAATCGTTGCCAACGGCGCAACCGATCGAAGGACTGGGCGCGGGAGCGAGAGCTCAAGGAACGGCTTCGGTTTCTCAAGCGCGAAACAGAAGTCACTGTCTGGCATTGGCTCTGCGAGGAACGCGGTGTAGAGCTACCCAAGCCCGAACCACCCAGCCCGAAGCAGGATAACCCGGCCTGTGCCCAGCCGGAGTCTCGGCCTTGCTGTGCGCACGGCCATCCAATGCCGATCAGTCCCGGGATCTGCGGTGACGAGCTGCTCATCGAAGGTGACGGACTCGACATCAAAAAGGCCTATCGGATGTTGGACAAGTTGCGGCCCATCTCGCGCAACCGCACGGCCCGTTGCCGCCGCTTCCGACTGCACAAGACCGTCCAAGTGATGAGCGATGGCGAGCGGGCTTGGGTGGCGGGAGTCCAGACCTGTAACAACGTTTGGGGCTGCCCTGTCTGCGCCATCCAGATCCAGAGCGAACGTGCCGGTCTGGTTGACTATGCTATCGAGCGTTGGATTGGCTACGGGCCAGAACGCAAGGGTCCCCCGAATGCGCGGGCGTACATGATGACTCTCACCATCAAGCACGCCCTTTCGCATTCGCTCAAGCGCACCAGTAAGCTGCTCGCTGAGGCCTGGTCTGACATGTTTGCAGGTCGCGCTGGCGCTGAGCTCCGGGCGCAGATGGG
Coding sequences:
- a CDS encoding protein rep — protein: MQEAAPLFFSLNRCQRRNRSKDWARERELKERLRFLKRETEVTVWHWLCEERGVELPKPEPPSPKQDNPACAQPESRPCCAHGHPMPISPGICGDELLIEGDGLDIKKAYRMLDKLRPISRNRTARCRRFRLHKTVQVMSDGERAWVAGVQTCNNVWGCPVCAIQIQSERAGLVDYAIERWIGYGPERKGPPNARAYMMTLTIKHALSHSLKRTSKLLAEAWSDMFAGRAGAELRAQMGIAHFVRALEPTYGNENGWHPHLHVVLLTEGELDPAMQDELRTRWTESIRRKCLESERFNEEFKPSEERGVTFREIYQSRDGRYVAKMFLELTSYETKGGKHGNLTWWQIAEKAADGDKRMIPVWQEGQDALFGRKQLTWSHGTADFFGIRDLVREDLDHPDGVKAEDIREVYQLEIPGRVWDEAWRRDRYFLSTLLPAVTLATATGDWGALLALLSAELSRAGGGRPASTPLPMTCSA